The DNA segment CATATCAGAACAGGGCGCTTACTTTTGGCTGTCAGCGTGACGTTTTCTGCCAGTAGGGTTGTTGACCACACTGACTTTATCGCCTTCGGTCACGAGCTTGCGTTGGTTGGAAATTTTATGGTCCAGTCCAAGAATATGACGGGCCTGACGGTTCGATTTCATTTTAACTCCTCAATCCTGTTGCTAGTTTTAAGGACAAATTCGCAATTGCGAAAGAAACGTAACCCCTTAGGTTGCTGGTACAGCATAGCAGGTTTTCCCGGGAAGGCGACCGAACGCGTGTAACAGAGTTGGTCTATACTTTCTGTTTTGAGCCAACAGGAGAGCAAGAATGACAATCCATAAGAAAGGTCAGGCACACTGGGAAGGCGATATTAAAGGTGGAAAAGGTACGGTATCGACCGAAAGCGGCGTGTTGAATCAACAACCCTATGGCTTTAATACACGCTTTGAAGGCGTAAAAGGAACCAACCCGGAAGAGTTGATCGGCGCGGCCCACGCGGCCTGTTTCTCGATGGCGCTTTCGCTGATGCTGGGCGAGGCGGGTTTTACCCCATCGTCAATCGACACGACAGCCGATGTCTCGCTGGATAAAGTCGACGCGGGTTTTGCGATCACGAAAATTGCGTTGCACAGTGAAGTGGCCGTACCTGGCATTGATGCGTCCACCTTTGACGGCATTATTCAGAAAGCGAAAGCCGGATGCCCGGTTTCGCAGGTGCTGAAAGCGGAAATCACGCTGGATTATCAGTTGACGTCATAACGGCATCAATCTCAACGGCCCGGTGATTGAGCGTCGGGTCGGCCCCACAACACCCTGTAGGCCCGGTAAGCGACAGCGCCACCGGGCGATTGTCTGACTTTTACTCCACCGCTCGCCAGCAGCGAACGTCGCTCTCCGATCCCCGCGTCAATAATGCCTGCGGTTTTTCACAGCCACGGGTTGCCAGCAGACAGCGATCGCGAAAATAACACCCTTGCGGCAGGTGGC comes from the Citrobacter koseri ATCC BAA-895 genome and includes:
- the sra gene encoding stationary-phase-induced ribosome-associated protein; this translates as MKSNRQARHILGLDHKISNQRKLVTEGDKVSVVNNPTGRKRHADSQK
- the osmC gene encoding peroxiredoxin OsmC, which encodes MTIHKKGQAHWEGDIKGGKGTVSTESGVLNQQPYGFNTRFEGVKGTNPEELIGAAHAACFSMALSLMLGEAGFTPSSIDTTADVSLDKVDAGFAITKIALHSEVAVPGIDASTFDGIIQKAKAGCPVSQVLKAEITLDYQLTS